The following nucleotide sequence is from Corticium candelabrum chromosome 19, ooCorCand1.1, whole genome shotgun sequence.
TTTTTATTTGATATAAGAGTCCAGAAGTAGTCTTTTCCTTACTTGATCGCAGGAATAGTGTAGTTATATGGTGCGATGTTGTTTTCGCGGAAATAGGTTTTCTTGAGACATCGTTACCTTCTCTGTGTTGTTATAATAAACGTGATGAAAAAGTCTCGATGACTTTTTAGGGAATCCTCAACAGTGGATGGTTTTATGGTATTTTGCTTGATTGTTCAGAGGTAGCAAATCTTAGCTCCCAAAACAGTAAGACGTATACTATAGATGTGAGTAGGTTAGAATTTCTGCTGTTCAATATGGATTATGTTCTGGTAAAATATCACACTTCGCAAAGAATGCGTTGATGTTTGGAGGAGAGACGCGTAATATGACCTTGCATATGAAAGTACATAATATTTTTACAAATCAATAATGGCACGAGTGTTACCATATTAGCTACAGTCCAATGGCGTGTAATGGTTTTAGCGTCAGGATTATTCGGATAAAGCAATGAGACGTCACTGAATTTTAGTGTTTTCAGATCGCTAGATCGCGACAATACTTTACTTCATTGTCCATATGTTCTGATTGAGATTCAGTATTGTTGAACTTACTCTCGTTTATGGCGTTGTTGTTATGGTAGTTGGTGATGTTGACGTCGaggttttgtctgtgttgagATCGTCTTTTCTTGTTTGAGACTACTCAAAAACAGTTGTAGGCCCACTTGTCCATGCATGGAGATTTTGGTGCTACTATTCTTTTACAAACAGTTCGGCGTCCGTGATCTGTTTGTCGCATTATCGATCAATGAGTTGACACTATACTTGCCACAAAAACCTGGAATCATTCCTGCCATCACAGACAACTACAAGCTTCTTTCCAATACTAGCACTCGTTTTCTGGTATATCATTCCATGGCTCCGATATCGATGGAGATATGTAGAGCTGCTGCAGCGGgtaaagaattaattaagaaataaacTGGAAGCTGAAATGTTCTGTAAATCTTCAGAGTAATTATTGCCAGACAGCAACATGCAATGATGGAAGCCAACATAAGTCTATTTAGAGCATTTAGGTGAGTCATTCTTTCCATGTAGTAGACTTTTTGACATCTCAACGTTTTGAGAAATTTAAGGCATGCTTGAGTGAAATATAAGGCAACAGATGATGTTATGCGTACAAGGGTTTTGCTTCATCTCTGTGGATTTTGTGCACTACGTCCACCGTTTACGTAATCAAGGCTTTGTACACACATACGCAAATACTTGTCGATGAATCAATTAAAAATTGCACTGCAAGAAAATTGTTCTTTTGACACTGATGTTTCTCTAGAAAATACAGACCTGACTCAATATGGAAACTGCTGCAGTTGTGCACAGGTTGCAGCGAGATTCCAGTGATGAGATTTCATCAACCAGACACAATCACGGTGTCCAGCACAGGATCCGTGTTCCCCAATTCCCTTTATCTGCCTTTATTATTATATCACTCCGTTTCTGTAATTTAGCGAGTGCCTGTCTCTCAGAAGGCGATGGGTTATCCCTCTTTGGTCTTGTAGGATTTAATTGATGAAGTtgaatttttgtattgttgataTATGTTTCTAAGATTGTATTTCCACTGTTAAGGTAAGGACGCGGGAGACAGTAAGTCTCCGTGTAAattaaaaagttaaaattgtgtgtgtgtgtgtgtgtgtgtgtgtgtgtgtgtgtgtgtgtgtgtgtgtgtgtgtgtgtgtgtgtgtgtgtgtgtgtgtgtgtgtgtgtgtgtgtgttactgtgtgtgtgtgtgtgtgtgtgtgtgtgtgtgtgtgtgtgtgtgtgtgtgtgtgtgtgtgtgaatgtgtagCTTACTAGATTGAGCAGATTTCTTTTGACCTCCCTGACCAGAGTGAGCCTCTGACTTCCCTGGAAATTCAAGCGTTTCAGACGTGTACGAAAAAGTGTCATCTGGATCAGAATACGAACACAGTAATCGGAAAGCTACGTAATACCAAACGTGAAGAGAACGTCTTTCGTACCCACACTTTCCTGGAGGGTGTTGCTGAGCAAGCCCATGAGAATGTCTTATGCAAGAGTTGTTGTAATGGGTGTATCGATATAACTGTAGTCACTGATATTAATCATAGTTATAGATATTTTACCTGAAGAGGAGCATCACTGTGAAATCTTCTTTGATCCCTCGAAGAATCAGGAAATAGGAGTTCGACGTCTATTTCACTATACGATTCATTGGGTTCGGAAGGGATCTATCTCTTAGCTGCTGGCCAAAAGTATGAGCATATAATGCCTCGGACAAGACAGGGAAGCTAACAGAGTCTGAGACGACTGATTGCGCGTTGGTCATAGCCAACCAGCTGACAGCAGTCAGTGGCAACCACGTACAATTCTTTCCAGTTCCTCTTGTTGCGTAGCTCTTCCTTAAAATACAGTAAGAATTTTAACACATATTTAGCTATGTAGCAGTAGATCATAAAGAATACAATCGAGGTACATTCTTCTGATCACAAGCAAGCATCATTCCTATTAGCTGCTTTGCTCCATTCGTGTCCTTGTTTGTCAAGTTAGTTAATACAATGTACACATAATCTTTGTTGAATGGGACAACAGTACTACCTCGTTACTCTTCTTTCGTGAGCAGTACCAATCATATGCACTTTGCTGGTGTGGTTTGAAATAGGCATTGACTGAAATATGATATCCAAGAGTGATTTTACGTTATCGACTCATGCAACATAGTCTAATTGGAAATGTAAGGGCAACTTGTTTAGCTTTGGTAACACTTCTCTAGAGGTTCGTCTTtactgtgttgtttgtctaagAACAATAATATGTTAGTGAGTGCGTGCGACAAGATTGTGTCTCTCAATAATTGCCTTGGGCATTTTCAACGATCTTGATATTGGACGAATAAATGTTCGTTCTGTTCCCATCATTGTGCTCAAAGGAGTGGTGTTGGTGTATATTCCTCTGATGGCGGATGACTATTTCAAGGGTTCGACTGTTGGGAGGTAACCTCATGAACATATCCTCCCCGTTGGCTAGTTTGGGATGCTCGTGATAAAGTTTGTCTCTAAACTTAGAACTGTCCATGTTGTTGACGTCTTCGAACTCGATGGTTCGCTCTCCCACCCAGTCCAGCCAGTGTACTTGTAGCTCTGATCTGTATCCACTTATCCATTTTTCGACTGTGTTTGATCTCAGGCAGATGAAACGGTGTGACCCATTTCTGGACGTTTACGTGATTGTTCAGAACGTTTGCAATCTCCTCTACTGAAGCTTTATTCTGCAATCAGTGTGACGACGGAAAAGGCGGTTGTGTTCAGCTTGTAAACACCTGAAGTCACAGAAGATCGAATGGCTTGAACAGCACTTGAGCAGTCTTTCTCAGTTTTTCTacgatgttaattaataaatattggtAGCAGGTGGACGACAGAGCATTTAAAGGAAAGCAGTTGCTTACCACATACTGAATCTGTTTTTCAGTAGATATATCGCGAGACAATGGGAGCTAAAGCGAGAAAGGAGGGCAGTGGTCCCAAAAGCGTGGTTGTCCAGTCCCGTACGCAGAATCTGTCCCGGGGGTTCGCTTGATATAGAGTGGACTCGTTAAAAGTTGGCTTTCCAGCCTACGAGTTTTTTCTCTTTCTACTGCCATTAAAGCAATAATTGACAGCCTTTCTTCAGTCATGCTGCCTCGATACCCAAGTTTTCGATCTTAAAGCAGAGAGATCGCTCTGAAGATGCCGACGAGACAAGAATGACAATCCGGTCGCGACTCGCGTGGCCGCGGTGGCGTGCGGATGTTTCCCATTTATGCCAATCTGATTGCACGGCGTCACGTGTAAAGATTTACGATTAGATAGAACtctttacttaattaacaattacgAGAATTTTGCAGAAGAGAAGCACTTGCAACTGGCTCTACGCTTTGCCATTCGATAGAATCAACCTAACTACTAATTTGGATGAATGAGAAACTCGTTGCAAGTCGTTGGCAAGCTGGTAATCTGAATTCTGATTGTCTACACATTCTTGTAAAACTGGAGATGCCATGGTTCCCTCTGACCCCTATTACGGTAGGCCTCTACCTAACACAAACATACGACGACCTGTTCCTTATTTGAAGAATCTAACTTGGTCTGCTTCTAATGCAATGTAGCCTGTTCGGTGTATTATTTTGGCAGTGGAATGGTGAAAATTACAGTAAGTCTCCGTGTAAattaaaaagttaaaattgtgtgtgtgtgtgtgtgtgtgtgtgtgtgtgtgtgtgtgtgtgtgtgtgtgtgtgtttgtgtgtgtgtattactgtgtgtgtgtgtgtgtattactgtgtgtgtgtgtgtgtgtgtgtgtgtgtgtgtgtgtgtgtgtgtgtgtgtgtgtgtgttactgtgtgtgtgtgtgtgtgtgtgtgtgtgtgtgaatgtgtttGTAGCTTATCAGATTGAGTAGATTTCTTACCAGAGTGAGTAGATTTctttaaaaattaaagaatTTAAAAGTAAATTAAAGTAATAAttcgagcgtaaagaaggacaccacaatgaggggtggactgcttcgcgagaagctcactctaaacgggctgaattgacttccggtctgtctgtcggtatgtttgtacctatgtttgtttgtaactatgtttgtttgtaagcgtgtgtcacgctcggggagtttgtcgagccactATCTATTACAACCATAGAAATTCATAGAAATATTATATCATTGATTTTatatagcggaacgaaagatggcgacggtTCATTAATAGTATGatatttacacacacataagaattaattaatagtatgAATTTAATGTGGGagctctgtctgcttgtcttgtaGTTCAAAATGTGTTTTACTTGGCAAGACTTTGGGAAACTTAAAACGGCACTGTAGCTCGTTTTCACTGCCATGATCGTTGTCCCCTGCTAGGGCAGAGGTCCTCTTACGTTTAGCACGGCGAAGACAGTAAGCCGTTGAGCATTTCGTATGCCTCTGCACATTGGCTATTAGTTCAGCATAATCCTGCTCTTCGTCGATCACATCTCTATGTCGTTTGTGACAGGGGTGCATTTCTGCTCGAGGCATGTGACCCTCCCCCTTTTCATTCAACGTGGGATTCCACGTAGTTACCAGGGCATCAGCAAAGTCATACACCTCCTGTGCAATGTCCTCTGCCCTTCTCATTTGTTCGGTAGTGGCTTCGGCTTCGCCCGACTCGGATgctctgtgcatgcatgcccacTCTGAACTTATAGACACACCTCTGTTGCCGACGCCGTTTTGCTGGCTGTGCATCTGCACTAGCCGTCTCAGTCTCCTTAGCCTCTCTAGCCGTCTCTTTCACTAAACCTGCCTCATTCTCCCTATCCGTCTCTTGCATACCTGTCTCATTCTCCTTAGTCGTCTCTTCCTCCGTAACCGTCTCTACATCTTTCTCCTTAGAATTAGCCGTCTCTTTCACCGTCTGTTTCTTGCAGTCCTTCCCTTTCTTTCTACccctttgtttgtcttgatcCACATCCATGGCATCCATGAGTCTACAATTACCAAACCAAGATCCAATCTCTAGTACGTACCTAGGCGTACACCACACACGTAGATAGAAAAAGTGCACGTACCTCTCGATGAAGAATGATTCAACCGTCTGATGCACCGTAGTTATATAAGCATCATTTCCCGCACTTTTGAATTCATTCAAAAATCAGCTGACACATTCACTCATAATATTTAGAAAATGCATCGAATGAAAACATCGCGTTGAACTTATCTTGCTAGGAACATGTAGCACTTTGTTTGCAAATCTCTAGATGTGTGTTCACTACCAACGCATAGCTACTAAGATCAATTAGGCAATCATGTTCGTTGGTCAGCTCCGCTGCTAGTGCTACTCAGCTGCAGCGCGTAGAAGACGGATCGGATCGAAATGCTACAGTAGTGCGAACCTGAACGGACGCCGTGCCTGCTAGGTGACCAATAGGATGTAGTCACATGTGATACGCTTGCACTTCGTATCCGGGGTGTTGTGACGGGATCTTGTAACCATATTGATGTCTGAAAGCGTGGCGATCGTTTCCGTTTCTGTTTCTACAGTATTGTGCTAATTATTTTTTTGCCAAGCGAACTCTCTAAAAATAGTTTTTTTGAAAAACCATACTTACGCGAACCatttctggtctagtgtggacacgTAAGCTAGGATCTGCGAAAGATTACCAGCCGAGGTAgatgtcatttaattaattaattaattaaaaccgTTCCCATGCATCTATTGAGTTTCCACCCGTCTCGTGAACTGTTTGTACTGTTATGGTCGTcgactgctccttccaccgACCGTAGACAGGATAAAAGCCGGCGCTACCGCCCCAACGAATTTGTCTCAGCTCCTCTTGTCAAGGGTGgtgtagtctcgcatagccagacatTCTCcacctacatccttccggcgagATATAGTCTGGGGAAATGCTCAGACAATTCTTGTTCTACACTCTCCACCAATCATGGAGGATACAGACCTCTTtatagatagcaggaggtATAAGTAGGTGTCACGCAATCGCATTCCGCTCATTTCGCTTGTGTTATGCATGTGAACATACACTAATTAGATATCCTTCACCAATCGACGTTATATCTATTGTCGTGATCTTGTGAGTCTGATGTAAGAAGCATGGGACGTGCTTTTGTTTATACTCATGACGCTCTTTCGCCGTCCGTTAGTCTTATTCAGTTGCTGCTCGTTTTAGCGTGTTGACGGGTCGAGGGACTAAAAACGCCTCTCGATCAAGCAGCATGATTATCATGGCTGTGGGAATTCACGCTTTTTTCTGTCTCATTATTGCGCTGCTGTGTTCAACACGCTATTCAAAGTCCACAAGACTGCAAACTATCTATAGTAAAAAGTGTACGGTACTTTCTACGGAACTCATTGAATCATGTGAACCAGATCCCTAGTGCTGTCTATAGTTGACCAATTCTAGACTTTCAACTGGTACATCCATACAAAACTGAAAGGAAAACTGAGGTTCATGCATACGCCATTCCCACTCTTAGCCTGCCCATTAGAAAACGTGTATTAGTAAGCCAAAGTACAGTAGATGGCAGCTGCCATCTAATCCCTGCATCTGTTACGTGTTCATTGTAATCAACATACTTGAATAGCATAGCACAATACTTCAATCCTCAGTCAACATTTGAGCATCATCACTGCCGGCCTGCCTCATAACTTCGGTCAGCACTACCGACTCCGTAAATTCTGTGTACATGGATCTACCTAAATTCGACAAAATACCCTTCGAATCTGCGACATAGAGTGGAGTGTCTCCCACCGGAGGCAACTGTCCAAAGTCTCCGACCAGTACCAAGGACATACCACCGAAAGGCTCAGTAGCATGGTCAGGACGTGCCTGGCACAACCTCTGATGTATCATGCCTAGCTGACGTCGACCAATCATTGAAATTTCGTCTATAATTACATAACGACATTGCTTTAACTGTTCCTGCAGATTCTGTAGTGCAGGACCACGCAATTCATTACTTGCCGTAAAGTTGAGAGGCAGTTTTAACAAAGAGTGCAATGTTCTACCATTCACATTAAATGCTGCTACCCCTGTCGGAGCAGCGACACAACATGCACCTCTGAGTAGAGAACGGAAGCATCCGATAAGATACGACTTACCGGTACCAGCCGTTCCACATATGACACATCGAAGTGGATCCGGCGGCGACAGACCCTGGTTAAGTTTTTCGAAATGGCATTTGACAATGTCATATGCAACTCGCTGATTGCCTAGTAAGAAATCAGGATTATAGTCGCACAGGTCAACGTTCCGATCAACTACACCGTGTTCAGATTTATTACGAGCAATAAATGTTATGGCTTCCTGGGCATCAGGAAAATTCACAGCAGATGCTGTCCAATCGGTATTACTATCAGAACCCTGTTCGTTCTCTGGAGATTCTGAAAAGTCAGCATCTAACTGACACAATACCATCCAGTCTTCTACTGCGTGCCATCTATTATTGCACGTACCATTTTCATCAACATCGCAGGGTGCTAGATTGTCACCGTCGATTTCTACTTCGCCGCGATCTGTTGCCCTTTCAACGTCCCGAGCAAAACAAATCCGACGAGTCAGGTCGTCAGAACAATAGCCCTGCCATTCTTCCCACGAAGCAACTGCACTACCACCAAAATCAGCGGTCAGTTCTTCTGGGCACCGAAAAGGTTTATATTTTACCAGCTGACTAGAGCAGTAAGTTTCATACTTTTCCAAATCATTTGGAAGTGCAGCCTTTACTTCAGGAGCGTAACGAATGACAGCCTTTTTGTTGCGTTTGACAAgacgcccccccccccccgtccTTTTGAAATCGTACTGCGTGACAAAGTCATCAAAGCAGAGATTTTCAAATTCGTTACTTTTTGGCCTGTTTACGTAGTGGTCCATGGCACTTGAAATTGTAGCCTGTTTATCTTGTGCCACATCGACTTCACGCTGACCATCAACGTTTACACGTAAAATCGTTCTACTGCACACTACTAACGTCTCACCCGTAAGGTGATGGCACGTTTCCTGTGCCGAGTAGTCATGCTCTACTACAGACCTTGTCATTAGCTTTTGGACGGCTTTCTTTGGATGATCATCGTCTttcaattcctctactataaCTTCGAAAGTCTTTTTTAGAGGTTCAGACATGCCTTCACTCTTGCTGGCATATTTGGTCATGTACTTAGACACCATTTCTGCATTGacacacacctgcatgtcAACATTAGCCCGCCAGCCTGTCAATTGAGCCCGGTTATGCCCATTAATGCGAGAATCATTTCGCCGCGTAACAAGCTCTGGCTGCTTGTCTTGTAGTTCAAAatgtgttctacttgacaaGACTTTGGGAAACTTAAAACGGCACTGTAGCTCGTTTTCACTGCCATGATCGTTGTCCCCTGCTAGGGCAGAGGTCCTCTTACGTTTAGCACGGCGAAGACAGTAAGCCGTTGAGCATTTCGTATGCCTCTGCACATTGGCTATTAGTTCAGCATAATCCTGCTCTTCGTCGGTCACATCTTTATGTCGTTTGTGACAGGGGTGCATTTCTGCTCGAGGCATGTGACCCTCCCCCGTTTCATTCAACGTGGGATTCCACGTAGTTACCAGGGCATCAGCAAAGTCATACACCTCCTGTGCAATGTCCTCTGCCCTTCTCATTTGTTCGGTAGTGGCTTCGGCTTCGCCCGACTCGGATgctctgtgcatgcatgcccacTCTGAACTTATCTTATCAGAATGTGGAGCATCGGCCAGCCATGCCACACCATGCAAATGAGAACTACCTCTGTGCTGATACTCAATGCGTGCCCAGAAATCTACAGCACCAAGCCTGTTTTGCAAAAAGTATCGCATAAATTATTCTGCTCTGTGCAAAAAGAACCAATCGGTCAAATGAGGATTTTCAATGACCGCCTTTATTCTCTCACTGGCCCTGTCTTGGTTAGCGTTTGGCCGATAGTGACGCATCAAGTCCTGAAGCTCTGGCCATTGAGTATCAGCAGCACTAAGCGTAAAGAATATAGACGGCATGCCTAGTGCCTCTTGCATGGCCGCTAGGTTTAGTCTTTGAGTACACCAGTACTGTCTAGTTCCATGCAAAGAACTACTAAACCTCATTACTCGAGATGCAAACGAAGTCTCACCTCGATTAACCATCTCCTTCAGTTCTTCCACGCTCAGATGGTTTTCACCAATTCTctgtttgacaaacacacggcCTGTCTCGAGAGCTCGCCATCTCATCATGGTGTTCAGTGCAAAGTAACGAAATCTGGGATGCTGCGCAAACCGTCCGTCACGATAGCGAATGAGATTCTTCGAGTACTGACCGAGTGTTAACCGTCGCTGTCTCGGCGCCAGATACTCACCAGCACCCGTCGGAAACAGAGTAGGAAACGCTCTGCTCCAGTAACCTTCCGAATTAAACTTGTCGATCAACTGATTGGTAATAGCGGGCCAATCGACGACAGTAGCCATCGCCTGATCATTATTTACAATCTGATCAGATACGGATGACTGCGCATGCGCGACACGTGCACTACACGTACGGGCACCTTCATTCACCGAATCGCGAATGATATCGTTCTTACACTTACCCGTACCTAGCCGAGGAAGCACTGTTCGCTGCAGTGGCAAGTCCTCATCATCAGACGAGCCTTCTTGCTGAGATTGCTCGTCTACGTTAGCGTCATCGTTAGGGTCTAGTCTGGCTAGGTCATCGTCCTCAATCACTTGCAAGTCGGACAACGTACCGTCTTCTGGCAACGCGTCTACGACGTCGTAGTCTATCGTTACGTTAGAATAGTAACGGTTATTGCGTATGAGCCAACGAAGAGCTTCCAATACTACAGCACGTCTGACGCGGAAATCTCGATGACCACCAGACTTACCCTTTCGCCTGATGACGACCACACCTACCGACCGTCCAGTACGTGGCAACGCGGTAGCTACAGACTGAACGTCTTGCGGTAGACAGGTAACGTGCCCTTTGTATCCGTACTGACCGTACGGTAAAATGTAGGTCTGCATCATCGGCATGATCTGAGCGATGAGCATTTCTTCAACAACCGACAACCGAGCGAGACATTCTGGTACCGGCCCCGGTATCGCGTTGTTCTCGATAGAGAACAATTTAGGAAGGCCCTTGTCTCTCTGGCAACGATTACATATAGACAACTCACCTTGTACGCAAACTTTCATCGAAGGCCACGCCTCACgacaaacgtcacattccgagAAATGCAACGTAGAAATTTCGCGATGAAAGCGAACCAAATTTGCTTGTACCTTCTGCTTGAAGGCGTTCGTGTTCCAACTACGCCAAGAACAGTCTGCTTTTGTACCGATACCGGCGATATCATCAGTAGACGGTACCGCGGCTGTGCTATCGCGTCTGCGCTTGCGATTGTGACGTGCAATGTCACGACTTCGACGCACTTCCGTTTGCTCGTGCGATTCACAAACGCGATTGTTTGCCTTGCTAGCGGCATCTTGCTCTAGTCTCGCTGAGCGTTCAATATCAGTCTCTACTGATCGTCGCCTAGCTTTTTGGTGAGACATGTATGCTTTACGTTCGCTAGTTTTTTCTACTGTCTCATGGGCTCGTCTAGTAGAGACCTGTTCAGCGTCTAATCGGAGCGTAGCGGCACGCtcctcgtcagtttcacgagctcgcCTGTCAGAAACACGTGCAGACATCGCTTGAAGCCTGACAGTGCGCtcctcgtcagtttcacgagctcgtctaTAGGAATCACGTGTAGCCATG
It contains:
- the LOC134194564 gene encoding uncharacterized protein LOC134194564 codes for the protein MRYFLQNRLGAVDFWARIEYQHRGSSHLHGVAWLADAPHSDKISSEWACMHRASESGEAEATTEQMRRAEDIAQEVYDFADALVTTWNPTLNETGEGHMPRAEMHPCHKRHKDVTDEEQDYAELIANVQRHTKCSTAYCLRRAKRKRTSALAGDNDHGSENELQCRFKFPKVLSSRTHFELQDKQPELVTRRNDSRINGHNRAQLTGWRANVDMQVCVNAEMVSKYMTKYASKSEGMSEPLKKTFEVIVEELKDDDHPKKAVQKLMTRSVVEHDYSAQETCHHLTGETLVVCSRTILRVNVDGQREVDVAQDKQATISSAMDHYVNRPKSNEFENLCFDDFVTQYDFKRTGGGGRLVKRNKKAVIRYAPEVKAALPNDLEKYETYCSSQLVKYKPFRCPEELTADFGGSAVASWEEWQGYCSDDLTRRICFARDVERATDRGEVEIDGDNLAPCDVDENGTCNNRWHAVEDWMVLCQLDADFSESPENEQGSDSNTDWTASAVNFPDAQEAITFIARNKSEHGVVDRNVDLCDYNPDFLLGNQRVAYDIVKCHFEKLNQGLSPPDPLRCVICGTAGTGKSYLIGCFRSLLRGACCVAAPTGVAAFNVNGRTLHSLLKLPLNFTASNELRGPALQNLQEQLKQCRYVIIDEISMIGRRQLGMIHQRLCQARPDHATEPFGGMSLVLVGDFGQLPPVGDTPLYVADSKGILSNLGRSMYTEFTESVVLTEVMRQAGSDDAQMLTED